The segment CTGCTGGACTACTACGACGCCGTGCACGGGGCCTCCCTGCGCTTCGTCCGCGCTCTGGCCGCCGCCGACCTGGAGCGGATCGTCGACGAACGCTGGGACCCTCCGGTCACCCTCGGGGTCCGCCTCGTGAGCGTCCTGGCCGACGACCTCCAGCACGCGGGCCAGGCGGCCTACGTACGGGGGCTGCTGGAGCGACGCTGAGCCAGGGGCCCCGGCATGCTCCGTATTACGGAAAACACTTTCCGCGATGCGATAGGTTGTGGCTCCGGTGCGGCCCCGCACCGCTGACCCGCAGCTGGAGGAGAGAAGATGAGCGAGAGTCGCGTCGCCCTGGTCACCGGTTCTTCCTCGGGGATCGGAGCCGCCGTCGCCGAGCGGCTGGCCGCCGAGGGGATACGTGTGGTCGTCAACTCCGCGCGCAGCGCGGAAGCCGGCAAGGAGCTCGCCGCGCGGCTCCCGGACGCCGTGTACGTACAGGGGGACGTCTCCGACGCCGAGGACGCGCGGCGGATCGTGCGGACCGCGATCGAGGCCTACGGCCGGCTGGACATCCTCGTCAACAACGCGGGCGTGACCCGCTTCATCCCGCTCGGCGACCTGGAGGCCGCCGACGCGGCGGCGTGGCGGGAGATCTTCGACGTCAACGTGATCGGGGCCTGGCAGATGATCACCGCGGCCGTCCCGCACCTGCGCGAGTCCGGTGCGGGCTGCGTCGTCAACATCTCCTCGGTGTCCGCGACCCGGGCCCTGGGGAGTTCGGTCCCCTACGCCGTGAGCAAGGCCGCCGTCAACCACATGACCCGGCTGCTCGCCTCGCAGCTGGGCCCGTCGGTCCGCGTCAACGCCGTGGCACCCGGGCTGATCGACACCCCCTGGTACGAGGGCGCCGAGGAGGTCTGGGAGAGCTCCCGCGAGTGGATCACCGAGAACACCCCGCTGCGCCGGGTGGGCACGCCCCGGGACGTGGCGGAGGCGACGCTGTACCTGGTGGACGCCGCCTACACGACGGGGGACGTGCTCACGGTCGACGGCGGGCGGCACATCGTCTGACCGGCGCGGATCAGGGTGACGCGGCGCGGGAGACCGCGCTCGCGTGGCCGGCCTCCGCGTCCAGGTCCAGGGTGCGGCCGGCCGAGGGGTCGCGCAGGGCGTCCTCGGTCTCGCAACGGCCCGCGCCCGCCCGGCAGGTGACGCGGTAGCGGGTGGCCGTCGGGAGGGTGATCTCCAGACGGCCCGCGCCGACGTGGCCGGCGACCCGGTCCGGCGGGGCCGCGAAGGCGAGCTTCGCGTGACCGGAGTCGGCGCGGACGTCGGCCTGGGCGACGGCCAGCCCGGAGGCGTCCAGGGTGCCCGAGCCGACCCGGGCCCGCAGGGGGCCGCGCAGAGCGGCGAGGACCAGGGCGCCCGATCCCATGTCGGCGTCGACGGTGCCGGCGAGGCCGCTGACGGTGACCCGGCCGGAGCCGCCGGAGACCCTGACCGGCATCCCGGCGGGCACGGTCACCGCGAGACGGACCGAGCACCCGGTGCCGCTGGTGATCCCGAAGTCGCCCTCGGGGCAGCGCGGGGTCAGCTTCAGGGTGTCGCCGAGCCAGCTCTCCTCGACGGCCGGCTTGCGCCAGGACCAGGTCATGTCGGCCCGGTAGCCGACCGCCCCGTCCCCGCGCGGGGTGATCGTCACGTCCGACTCGCCGCCGACGACCTCCAGCGCGCCCACGGTCCGCCCGGCACTGCCGCCGGTCACCGTGGCGCTCTGCGCGCCGACGTCCGCCCGTACCTGCCAGCCGGCCGCCGCCACCACGAGGACGGCGCTCAGCGCCGCGGCCGTGTACCAGGCCAGGCGCGGTCCGCTCCCGGCGCCGGCGGCCGGGCCGTTGGGGCCGCTCACGAGGCACCGTCCAGGAACCGCAGGACGGCGAGGACCCGCCGGTGGGCCTCCGCGGCCGGGGGCAGGTCGAGCTTGGCGAAGATGTTGTTGATGTGCTTGGCCACAGCGCTCTCGCTCACCACGAGCCCGTCCGCGATCCCCGCGTTGGAGCGGCCCTCGGCCATCAGGGCCAGGACCTCGCGCTCGCGCGGGGTGAGCCGCTCCAGGGGGTCCGGTCCGCCGCGCCTGAGCAGCAGCTGGGCCACGACCTGCGGGTCGAGGGCGGTGCCGCCGGCCGCGACGCGGCGCAGGGCGTCGATGAACTCCTCGACGTCGGCGACGCGCTGCTTGAGCAGATAGCCGATGCCCGCGCCGCTCCGGGAGGACAGCAGGTCGGCCGCGTAGCGCTCCTCCACGAACTGGGAGAGCAGCAGCACGGCCGTGCCCGGGCTCTGACTGCGGATCATCAGGGCGGCCCGGACGCCCTCGTCGGTGAATCCGGGCGGCATCCGGACGTCGACGAGGGCGAGGTCGGGCCGGTGCTCCTCGACGGCGGCGAGCAGTCCCTCGGCGTCGCCGGTCTCGGCGGCCACCTCGAATCCGGCCATTTCCAGGACTTTGACAAGACCTATGCGCAGGAGGACGGAGTCCTCGGCGATCACAGCCCGCACGGCAGCTCCACGGTGACGACGGTCGGGCCCCCTTCGGGGCTGTTGATCAGAATGGTTCCGTCGACCGACCCTACGCGTTTGCGCAGGCCGGTCAGGCCGGTGCCGCCGGCCGGGTCCGCGCCGCCCACCCCGTCGTCGGTGACGACGACGCGCAGCAGGTCGCCTCGACGGCCGCCCGGGACCCGGGCGACGGTGACCGAACAGCGGCGGGCGCGGGCGTGCTTGGCGACGTTGGCAAGGGCCTCGGAGACGACGAAGTAGGCGACGGCCTCGATGGTGGGGCCGGGACGTTCGGCGAGGTCCACGGTGAGTTCGACGGGCAGCGGGGCGCGGGCGGCGATCCCGGAGAGCGCGGCGTCGAGGCCGCGGTCCTCCAGGACGGCCGGGTGCAGGCCCCGTACGAGGTTGCTGAGTTCCTCGATGGCCTCCTTCGCCTCGCGGTGGGCCTCGTCGATG is part of the Streptomyces katrae genome and harbors:
- a CDS encoding SDR family NAD(P)-dependent oxidoreductase; the encoded protein is MSESRVALVTGSSSGIGAAVAERLAAEGIRVVVNSARSAEAGKELAARLPDAVYVQGDVSDAEDARRIVRTAIEAYGRLDILVNNAGVTRFIPLGDLEAADAAAWREIFDVNVIGAWQMITAAVPHLRESGAGCVVNISSVSATRALGSSVPYAVSKAAVNHMTRLLASQLGPSVRVNAVAPGLIDTPWYEGAEEVWESSREWITENTPLRRVGTPRDVAEATLYLVDAAYTTGDVLTVDGGRHIV
- a CDS encoding response regulator transcription factor, whose translation is MRAVIAEDSVLLRIGLVKVLEMAGFEVAAETGDAEGLLAAVEEHRPDLALVDVRMPPGFTDEGVRAALMIRSQSPGTAVLLLSQFVEERYAADLLSSRSGAGIGYLLKQRVADVEEFIDALRRVAAGGTALDPQVVAQLLLRRGGPDPLERLTPREREVLALMAEGRSNAGIADGLVVSESAVAKHINNIFAKLDLPPAAEAHRRVLAVLRFLDGAS